The sequence below is a genomic window from Zhongshania aliphaticivorans.
GTCTGACCAGGCCCTCTTTGAGCGAGCGCTACAAAGCTAATGGAACTCATCATCCTCAGCGGGCGCTCAGGTTCCGGCAAAAGTACCGCCCTGCATCAGCTGGAAGATGAAGGCTTCTATGCCATCGACAATTTGCCCGTATCTCTACTACCCGAGCTGGTTCGTGAGCTGTCACGAAGTCCACTGAAAGTGCACCAGCACGTCGCCGTATGCATCGATGCCCGCAACGCCCAAGATGGCCTAGCACGCTTCAAAAGCCTGTGCGATCAGGTCAAACAATACGCCCACCTTCGAATCGTCTTTCTCGACGCCGGTGACGACAAACTTATCAAGCGGTTTAGTGAAACTCGCCGTCGCCACCCGCTAACCACTGACTCGCTGCCACTGGCCGATGCCATTAAACTGGAGTCTCGTTTACTGGAACCCATTGTGGTCGAAGCCTCGCTGGCAATCGACAGCAGTGACATGACGGTACACGAACTCCGCGCGGCGATTCGCGACCGTATTCTCGGTGTCGACGCCAGTCGTCTTGCCGTGCAGCTAAAATCCTTTGGTTTTAAACGCGGCCTGCCGATTGATGCCGACCTTGTCTACGACTTGCGGATGCTGCCCAACCCCCACTGGCAAGATAATTTACGCAGCCTCACCGGTCGAGACCAAGCCGTGCAGGACTTTCTCGCCAAACAGCCTGATGTGCAATTGATGCATCACGATATTCTGCAATACCTGCAAACCTGGCTACCCAAAATTGAAGCCAGTAACCGCAGTTATTTCACCATTGCGATTGGTTGCACCGGTGGTCAACATCGCTCAGTATATATGGTTGAATCCTTGGCAGAGGCCATGCGTAGCGCCTACCCAGACTTACAAGTTCGCCATCGCGAACTCCAGAATTAGAGAAGACACGATGGTCGAAGCAGAACTCAAAATCATTAATAAGCTCGGCTTGCACGCCCGCGCTGCCGCCAAACTCGTTGCCACCACAGGTGCGTATAGCTCGCTTATTACCCTGCGCATTGGCGACAAAAGTGTCGACGGCAAAAGTATTATGTCGGTGATGATGCTCGCCGCCGGAAAAGGCAGCGACATTCACGTTCGCTGCGAAGGAAACGACGAGACGGCGGCCTTGAGCGCAATACAAGACCTGATAAATCAACGCTTTGGTGAGGGTGAGTAAGAAACTTTATTTCATCTGAAATTAGCTAGTGGATTGTTGCGCGCCGCGCTTTCAAGGATAATTACCAAGATATCTCACAAATCCACCACGGCTCAGGCTAGGGATAGGTATGGCCCAGACTGCAGACAAGCTACAATCCGAGAGCCAGCTAAAAACCCTTAACGACGCCCTGGGTTCTGGCGGGTTTCTGCAAATTCGCCGCATGCTAAACGGCCTGCCCCCAGCAGACGCCGCCCACTTAATTGAATCAACGCCGCACAAAATCCGTAGTGTTTTGTGGCAGCTTATCGACTCTGAGAATGAAGGCGACATCCTTCAACACCTCAATGACGAAGTCCAAAGCCAATTCCTACGGCAAATGGACGCCGAAGAAGTCGCGGCCATCACCGAAGGTCTCGAAGCCGACGACATTGCTGACATTCTCCAGCAATTACCAGACCGCGTTATTCGCGAAGTTCTGGAATCGATGGACCATCAAGATCGCCTACGCGTAGAACATGTCTTGTCCTTCGACGAGGACACTGCTGGCGGCTTGATGAACACCGACACGATTACCGTGCGGCCCAACATCACCCTCGATGTCGCGATGCGTTATTTACGCCGCCATGAAAGCCTGCCAGAGATGACCGACAGCCTGATCGTCGTCAATCGCAACGATCAATACATTGGCATACTGTCGCTGCGCAAACTGCTGGTCTCTGACCCCAGCGTGACCGTGCGGGAAATCATGGACACCGAGGTGGAACCGATCTCTGCCAGTATGTCGTCAAAAGAGGTCGCCACGCTTTTCGCCCGCCACGACTGGGTCTCTGCCCCGGTCATTGGCGAAGACAGTCTATTGCTCGGCCGTATCACCATCGATGACGTGGTCGATGTTATTCGCGAAGAATCCGACCACTCCCTGATGAGTATGGCGGGTTTAGATGAAGACGAAGACACCTTCGCCGCCGTGTGGAGTACCGCACCGCGCCGGGCTATATGGCTTGGTATCAATTTACTCACTGCCTTTATTGCCTCCGGCGTTATCAACTTATTTGAAGCCACCATAGAAAAAGTGGTGGCGCTGGCGGTACTCATGCCGATTGTAGCCAGTATGGGTGGCGTCGCCGGCACCCAAACTTTAACGGTGGTGATAAGGGGTATGGCATTGGGCCATATCAGTAAAGACAATAGTCGCTGGCTCATTAATCGCGAGATCATGGTCGGCGCGATAAACGGCGGCCTCTGGGCCTTGATCGTAGCGGGCGCCACTACTGTGTGGTTCGGCGATCCACTGATGGGCGGCATTATTGCCGCCGCCATGATTATTAATTTAATTACCGCCGCGCTAGCGGGGGCTGTTCTGCCGCTGGCCATGAAATCCCTAAATATTGACCCCGCCCTCGCTGGCGGCGTAGTACTTACCACGGTTACCGATGTTATCGGCTTTATGTCCTTTCTCGGCCTAGCAACCTATTTTTATGCTTAATAGCAACGGATTTTAATGTGACTGACGAAATACCCGAATCAGAGCGCCCCAGTAAAACGGCGGTGAAAAAAGAGATGCAAGTCCTCCAGCAATTGGGGGAGAAGCTCGTTAAGCTCAGCAATAATGAACTGGCCAAAATAACGATTCACGATGAGCATCTCATCGAGGCGCTAAGCACCGCCCGAAAGTTGACCAGCCGTGAAGCACTGCGCCGCCAGCTCCAGTATATTGGCAAGCTAATGCGCGGAATCGACCTCACAGAGATTGAAGCTGGCTTAGCCAAACGCGAAGAAGGTCAACGAGAGCAAGCTCAGCAATTTCACCGATTAGAGCTACTGCGCGATGAACTCGCCGAGACTGGTATCGGCGCCATAGAAAAGGCCCTAAACGTCTACCCCCATGGCGATCGTCAACGTCTGCGCCAACTGGTAATGCAAATAGACAAGGACGCACAGGCAAAAAAACCGCCCGCTGCTAAACGGAAATTATTCCAATATTTGAAAGAACTTCAGGCCGCCAAGCCTGCTGACTAATGGCAAAGTTATAAACGGCGGTGCTGGGCAACTGGCATTCGCTTGCGCAATGCCAGTTGCTCCTCAGCGTCATAGTTAGCAATAACCGTGCAGGCGCCCAAGCCCGCCTCAGCCAAGACCTGCCCCCAACTGTCAATAAGCACAGAGCCGCCCGAGGTCTGCCGTTTAGCATCGTGGATACCGCCTTGGTTAGCCGCTACCACAAAACATTGATTTTCAATTGCGCGAGCACGAAGCAGAGGCAACCAATGCGCCCAGCCGGTGCTGCGGGTAAACGCCGAAGGCAGGGCAATAATATCAACCCCTTGATCCTGCATAAGCCTGAATAGCTCTGGAAAACGCAGGTCGTAACACACCGCCACGCCCAGCTTGCCCAGTTCGGTATCGACAAGCAGCACACTGTCGCCCGGCGCATAGGAATCAGACTCCCGATAGCGCCCTTGGTCATCACCAAGCTCGGCATCAAACAAATGTATTTTGCGGTAACGACCAAGACAGCTGCCGCACGCTGCGTAGACAAAACTCGTCGCGTACACCCGACCATCTTCCGCTGGGGTAGGAATAGTGCCGCCGACCACAATAAGCTGATACCGCGCTGCCAGTGCACTGAGGAATTGCTGCAAAGTCGAGTCGACGGCCTCGGCAGCTGCTAGCGCGGCGATGTCGGGACTGCCAAACAAGGCAAAATTTTCCGGCAGCACCACCAGTCTTGCACCACTGCTCGCGGCCTCTGCAACCAAGGCTTCCGCCCTCTGTAGATTCGCCTCCAGATCCGCACTGGACACCATTTGAATCGCCGCTAAATTCGCCACGATTACTTTAGCCCCGGCTTGCCGGTGTTACGGCTTTGGGGCGTACTAATATCAAAGGACTCGTCGTCAAAAATATTTTTAAAAATCAATTCAGGCTCCTGAATAGTGCCCGAAATTTCATATACCGCACTGGAAAAGCTGTCCATCTGCTCTTCAAAAACCTTGCTCACCACATAGGCACCGGCCGCCGCTGGCAAGCCCCCCACCAACGCCGCCACCCAAGGTAAATTACTACCCACCGGCAAGGTTGCAACCAAGCGCAAATCAGGTACTTCGGTGCGCAAATTAATGGCACCCGTCATCTGGAAACGGCTCGATGGCCCATGAACATCCAGTGGTGACGATAATTGCAGCTGACTATCCGCTAGATTCAAGCCGCCCCGCATCCGGTCAAAATAAATGCCTTTTTTAAACACATCGCGGAAATCAAACTTTAAGCGACGCACAATATTGGCCATATTGAAGATACTAAAAATTCGCAGAGTGCCACTGGCCGCATCCGAGGTTTTTAAAAACCGGCCATCCTTAAAAGAAAAGCTAAACTCGCCCTCACTGTCGGCGAGCGTCCACTGGCTGGGCGCTCCCGGCCACTGCAAATTCAGGTCAAAATTACCGCGCCGAGTTTCCATTACCCTCGGGTAGGAGAAACCCTCCAAGACATCACCCAGGTCACCCACGCCAAATTGGCCCCGCAACTGGGACGTATTTTGGCCGTTATCATCCTGCAGCCAATGCAAATTAGTACTGCCGGCCACCGTTGCCAACTCAATTCCCCGCAAACTGCCACGCACATTATAAAAATGTGCGCCGTCGGTATCACTGCGTAAATCGAAGCCGAGCCGCCCCATGACTTCATCGCCAATACTCAGTTTCACGATATCCAGATCGACGCTCGGCAGGCTTCGCGGATCTACTCCCGCCAGGGAATTAGCCGACGAATCCCTTGGCGAAGGCAAGCTCAAGTAGTCTAATTTCAATTTATAAACGTCACCCGCCGCACTCCCGGCCCGGGGAATGTGAAGATCGCCAAGTACCTGCGGGCTATTAATATGCAACAACCACGCGTAGGGATCACTGCGCAAAGAAATTTGCGCAGCCTCTAGTAAATTATCGAAAACCATCACTTCATCGATATAGAGGTCCTTAACACTAAACGCTAAGCCCTCTTCTGAACTCGTATTACTGGCAGCTAGCTCGGCATAGCGATCATAAACTCGCCGCCACTGGTCAAAATCAGCAAACGCGAGTCGGCCACCTATCAGCATTTGTCCAGGGCTTAAATCTCGCCAGGTATTCGGTTTCGACGCCGCACCCACGTGTAAATTTGCGCTAATCGCAGCACCATCTTGAAATCCGAGTAATAAGCTCAATTGCTCAGCCAAGTCGACATGCATCACTTGAAGGCCATCGCCAAAAGGCAGGCTTATTTTTACATCGCGTTTTTTATCCGCCGCTTTATACAATGGCTGCGGCAGTAGAATATCCACCCCTCGCAAATCAGATGTCACTGTTAAGCCGGCGTCCGAACCGGTCTGAATATGCAGTTTGGCCGCCGTGCTACCACGGAAAAAGCCCATTGCGGGCTGCCCAGTCCAGCGGCCAATATCAGCCATATTGATATTGCCATTAACATCGATAGCGAGCTGCCCGCCGCGCTGCTTAATGCTGGCCTTCATAGGCTGGCCAAACAGCTTAGCGCCTAAACCTCGGCTCCGAATACCGCCCTCGGTCTGGTAGTGTAAATGACCAATTGCATCGTTTAAGGTCAAACGATAATTGCGCATTTCAATCGTGTTGAAATTGATATCGGCGTCGACGCTGACATCAATTTTCGGTGTCTCGGTCAGGGTCATTTGTAAGGCAAAATCAACATCAGCATCACCTTCACCACGCCACTGATCAAAGACATTGCCGACAGATTGATGAAGTGGCGTTTCAGTGAATAAGCGCTGGGCCTGTGCAAAGTTTGGCCGCGCACTGGCACTAACATCTAATGTAAACAGGCCATCTGTATCCGGCCCTATTGCCACACGCAGATCGTCCACCGCTAAACCGTCGAGCTGAGCCGCGTCGGCCACTGTCGCAGTGACCAGGGCATTGTCTATTAAAACCTCGGCGTTAGCGGCGCTTATGACGGGCCAATCCGGATGAAATGCGAGTTCAATGTCGCTTAAGTCCAAATGCAATTGCACTGCAGGGTGGTCCTCAGTAGACGCCAGCAGTGAACCCCGATAGATAAACCCCGCAGTATTGGCCCTGCCTGCGCGAATGCTTTTACCTAGCCAATCAAGCAAACCATCGCTCAATACCGTCGGCGTAAAACGTCGGTGCAAGGTGACATCAGCATCCTGTGCACCAATGACTAAGCTCATCTGGGGCTCGACATCTGTATCCTTGTGCAGCGGCAGGTCCAATCGCAACAACGCCGATATAGGCACGCCCTGATTGTCGGCTTTTATCAAGCCACTACTTAGCGCCAAATGATCGTCATCAAAAGCCCAATTCAACTCAGTTTTGACGTTTTGCAAGTCGAAGGCTTGCTCATAAAGATGCGGAAAATCCAAGGCGAGGCGCGGCGAATCCAAGAGCAGCAAACCCCGCCTCGGTGCAATTTCCATATACCCAGACAAGCCCTTTGCACCAGGGGCACCCTGCCAGGGTTCCACACTTAAGGCATTGGCTTGAGCGCGTAAGTTAAAGCCTTCGAATCCTGTAGGCGAAATGTGCAAATCTAATTGGATATTATCCAAGCTTCCCTTGGGCGCCAGCTCCGCCAGGGTCATTTGCAAAGCTGGGCTCAACGCCTCGCTTTCGAGCAACAAGGTGTTAGCAATATCAAGGTCGAGCTGCGGCAGGCTAAATTGCCAGCGCGACGCTTCTGGCCGCTGCACAGACACGCCAGCCAGATCCAGCTGCATGTCTTGCCAACGCGCATCAAATTCAGAAAAACCAATTTGCCAGAAGCCATCGCGGTGGCTGCCTTTAAACCGCATATTCACATCATTAAGCACGGTGCCCTGAGAATTCCACAGCACACCCAAAGACAGCGCCGGGGTCTTTAATACGCCACTGATACTGATCCGCTGCGCCTGCCGCCAGCTCAACCACACCTCGCCACTGAGTTCGCTATCAATCAGCGGCGCACTGTCTTTAAATAACGGCGTTAATGCGCTTAAACGACTATTAGCAATGGCTAAATACGCGCTGGCGCTAAAGCGCTCGGTATTGCGGGGATCACCGTAGGATTCCAGTAATAACTGAATATCGCCATCACTGTCGGTATTTAACTCGGCATAGGCTCGGCGAAATTTATCATCGCTGCGCAAAAAGAAATCACGCATGCTTACTTGGGTTTGGTTGCCATTAGCGTAGTGAAGCTTTACCGAAAACGATTCTAGGGTGGCATTGCGCACACCCAGCACCGAGTCAATCAAGGTGTCGGGACTGCCGCCACCCTCCGTATCCAAACCCGGAATACGCCATTGCCCAGCGCTGTCCTGCTGTAAATCTAGCGCGAGTTTCGCCACTTTAATCTGGCGAATTTTAGGGGTGCCGGAAAAGAGCGTGGCGAGTAAATCTATTTCAATACGGCCGCGATCAAAGCGCAGAGCGCCACTTTCACCGAGTTGAAATTCAAGTAATTCAATAACTGGCGACAAGCCTGCCCAGCTACCATGCATTGCGCTGGCTTTCAGCGGAATACCTGAATACGCCTCGGCCTGCTGAAATATTTCGTCCTGATAGCGGTCAACTAAGCCAATATACTGCCGCCCCAAACTGGCGTAGAGGGCGAGCAAAACCAACACCAGCAGCGCGGTACCCCAAAGCAAGCTGTAGAGTTGTCGAAATAGACGCCCGAGCATCACCATTCACCCACAGTGACCGCCGCGCTGACTCACGCTCATCACCAGCGTCACAATAGCACCACGTCATATTGCTCTTGGGTATACACGGCCTCAACTTGAAAGCGGATACTCGCGCCAATAAACTCTTCTAAGTCAGCAACGCTCGACGACTCTTCGTCGAGCAAACGATCAACCACCTCTTGCGATGCCAGTACCAATAAGCGTTTACTCTCGTAGGCTCTCGCCTCGCGCAGTATTTCTCTAAACACCTCATAACAAACGGTTTCCGGCGATTTCATCGAGCCGCGACCATGGCAGTATCGACAGCTCTCACACAGAATATGCTCTAAGCTTTCGCGGGTGCGCTTGCGGGTCATTTCCACCAAGCCCAATTCTGACACCCCCGTGATTGAGGTCTTGGCGTAATCCTTTTCCATGGCCTTTTCCAAGGCTCGCAAGACCTGACGACGATGCTCAGGGTCTTTCATGTCGATAAAATCAATAATGATAATACCGCCGAGATTGCGCAAACGCAGCTGCCTCGCCAGCGCCGCCGTCGCTTCTAAATTCGTCTTAAAAATAGTTTCTTCAAGATTGCGATGACCAACAAAGGCGCCGGTATTAATATCGATGGTGCTCATGGCTTCAGTTTGATCGATAATTAGGTAGCCGCCCGATTTCAACTCGACCTTGCGACCAAGAGCTTTCTGAATTTCGTCTTCAACCCCATAAAGATCAAAAATCGGCCGTTCGCCGGGGTAATATTCAAGCTGGGAGACTATTTCCGGCAGGTAATCCTCGGCAAACTGCGCCACTCGCTGAAAACTTTCTTTGGAGTCAATACGGATTTTCTCCAAGCCTGGCCGCACCAAGTCGCGCATGGTGCGCATAAACAGCGGCAGGTCTTCGTAAATAACACTCGGCGCGACATCGCGTTTCATCCGCCGTTCAACCGCCACCCACAAACGTTTTAAAAATTGCACATCGGCGCGCATTTCCTCTTCGCCGGCGCCCTCTGCGGCCGTGCGCAGAATATAGCCGTCCCGCAATTCACCGTTTTCATCAAGAGCTTCTAATTCCAATAAATCGCGCAGACGCTGGCGCTCAACGTCGTCATCAATTCGATGCGAAACGCCAATATGCGCAGCGCCAGGCATATACACCAAATAGCGCGACGACACTGATAAGCGGGTCGTTAAGCGCGCACCCTTGGTGCCCATGGGATCTTTGCTAACCTGCACCGTCAGCAATTGGCCCTCGCGAATTTTAGTGCGAATATCCGCGTGTTCACCGTCGGCGGTATCTAAACTGGCAATATCTGAGGCGTGAATAAAGCCGGTGCGCTCCAAGCCAATTTCAACGAAAGCGGCCTGCATACCGGGCAATACACGTACTACCTTGCCCTGATAGATATTTCCGGCAATACCCCGCGAGCGGCTGCGCTCAATATACACTTCCTGCAACACGCCATTTTCGACCACGGCAACCCGAGTCTCGACCGGCGTGACATTGATCAGAATTTCTTCGCTCATGGCCTTACTCTAACCCGATTCCGGCATCTCTCAATAAAACCGCCGTTTCATATAATGGTAGCCCCACCACTCCGGAATAACTGCCCGAGATGTGTTGCACAAACTTCCCCGCAGCCCCTTGTATTCCGTAGGCTCCGGCCTTGTCGTCGGCATCACCGGTAGCGACATAACGATGAATCTGCTCGGCATTTAGATCGCCAAAAGTGACATCGGTCACCGCCAAGCTCAGCCGCAGTTGGCCCCTCGCGTAGAGTGCGACCCCCGTCATAACCTGATGCGTACGCCCGCTCAATCGCGTCAACATTGCCCGAGCCTGCGCCCGACTTTCCGGCTTACCTAAAATATCGCCATCGACAATCACCGACGTGTCGGCGGCGATCACCGGCGCCAGTCCAACGCGATCTACCACCGCCATGGCCTTCTCCCTAGCCATGCGCTGCACATACTGGGCCGCCTCTTCGTCGGCGTGTGGCGTCTCATCAATATCGGCGACAACAACTTCAACGGCAACGCCAATCTGCGCAAGTAATGCCTTCCTGCGCGGTGACTGCGACGCCAGTATCACTATTTCAGACATTTCAGTAGACCGCAAACAAACGCTGCAACCAAGCAATGCTCGGCCGCAAGAACAACCACAAGAAACCGGTACTTATAATGGGTAAAAACACCAGCCAATGCGTTTGGGCAACACCGTTAATATTTTGTGCCCACTGATCGACTAAAATATGGAAAAGTTCCAGCAAGGAAATAAACGCAGCCTGCTTACGTAAACTAAACATACGCAAACGCTGGTACGAGACTTGAATAATGTAGGCAATGACGGCCAGCGCAAAAGCATTCTGCCCCAACACCACGCCCTGCAAAATATCAAGCACCATGCCGCACAGCCAACTGGCAAATACGCCAACCCGCTCCGGCAAGGCCAGCAGCCAATACACCAAGGTCAATAATAGGAAATCGGGACGGGCCCAAGCCCAATCACCGCTCAGCGGGGAAATACTCAGCAGCAGCGCTGCCAACAAACTTACTACGACAAACCACAGTCCGTGCGCATGCGATTCCACGCGCTACTCCTCCGACTTCTGCTCACTGAAAACCAGTAAGACATTGCGACTGCGATCAAGCTGCGCCATCGGCCTTGCCCGCACTTCGGCAAAGGGCTGACCGGGGTCTATGGATACGTCGGTAACCTCGCCAACCGGGTAGCCACCGGGGAAACGGCCGCCCAAACCGGAGCTAACTAAAAGATCGCCAACTTGAATATCGGTGGTAGCCGCGACATGGGTCAAGGTCAACTCGTCTATCAGGCCAGTGCCTTCGGCAATCGCCCGCAAACCATTGCGACTCACTCGCACCGGCAAGGCGTGGGCGCTATCGGTAATTAATAACACCCGACTCTGCAATAAACCGACTTCTATAATTTGACCGAGCAAGCCGGTAGCATCAATCACAGGCTGACCAACAAAAGCGCCATCGCGACTACCTTTATCTACAACCAGCTGATGACGATTAGGGTCCGAGGCAACCGCCACCACTTCGGCCACGACAACCGTGTCGTTAAGACGCTCGGCAGAATTCATTAACTCTCGCAACCGCACGTTCTCGGCGCGAAGTTCAATGTATTTTTGCAGCTTGGCATTCAGAATTAAGGACTCAGCGCGCAGCCGCTCATTGTCGTCCATTAGTTCGCGACGCGTACTGAGCGTATCACTAAATTCGCTCAGCATTTTACTGGGCACATCAACTACCCAGTAGAATGGCGCAGCAACAAGTGACAACTGAGTGCGCACCGGCGCCATAAAGTCCAGTCGTTGGCCGACCAAAATAAGCGCGAGCGCGATACCACCAAACAACAGTAAGCGCCCGCCAACCGAGGACTCATTCGAGAATACCGGTTTAATTGCCGCGTCCTCCCTCTACAGGGCGAATCATTATTACTCTGCAGACAATATGTCGAGATGATGCCGATCCATCATTTCCAGCGCCTTGCCACCACCGCGGGCAACACAGGTCAATGGATCTTCGGCAATAATAACTGGCAGTGCACTTTCATCGGCAATTAACTGATCAATGCCACGCAACAGCGCACCACCGCCAGTCAGAACAATACCGGTTTCGGCGATATCCGCAGCTAACTCTGGCGGCGACTGCTCCAGCGCGCGTTTAACGCCTTGAATAATCACCTGTAGAGGTTCCTGCAGTGCTTCGAGTATTTCGTCGCTGTTCAAGGTGAAACGACGGGGAATACCCTCGGCTAGGTTGCGGCCGCGCACATCAATTTCACGCAGCTCACTGCCGGGGTAGGCGCAGCCAATTTCCTGCTTAATTCGCTCGGCCGTCGCGTCGCCAATCAAGCTGCCGTAGGTGCGGCGCACATGAGTGACAATCGCTTCGTCGAAACGGTCACCACCAACGCGCACAGAGTCGGAATACACCACGCCGTTCAAAGAAATAATAGCAATTTCAGTGGTGCCACCACCGATATCCACTACCATCGAACCCGAGGCTTCACCAACCCGCAGACCAGCACCAATTGCGGCGGCCATGGGCTCTTCGATTAAACGCACTTCACGGGCACCGGCACTGAGTACCGATTCGCGAATCGCGCGGCGCTCAACTTGAGTACTTTTGCAGGGTACACTGACCAACACCCGAGGGCTGGGTCGAATAAAACTATTTTGATGTACCAATTTAATAAAATGCTGCAGCATTTTCTCAGTCACTTGGAAGTCGGCAATAACACCGTCTTTTAATGGCCGAATAGCGGTGATATTACCGGGCGTCCGTCCCAACATGCGCTTGGCTTCCATACCAACCGCCTCAATGGTTTTCTGACCATTGTGCACGCGAATAGCTACTACCGAAGGCTCATCGAGAACGATGCCCTGACCTCGAACATAAATAAGCGTATTTGCTGTTCCAAGATCGATAGATAAATCGTTGGAGAACATGCCACGAATTCGTTTAAACATTAGTATGTATCACCTTATACGGCCCGTATATTTAGACTAGAGCCAGGCTATAGAGACTCGAAGAGATTGCCACCCGGCAATTTTCGCATGCCCCTGAATTGAAAACTTTGCCACTCTATCAATGGCAGGGATTTAGGGCAAGGCGCAAATATGATAAGTTTACGGGTTTACTGCTGTCTGCCAAGCAATCTCGGTGCCACGCTCAAGCTAAACACCGAAAAATACACGCCTGCGCCAGCCTATTACCGACGAATTTAGGTGACCCATGAGTTTAGACCAGAACGAAATTAGCAAACTGGCCAGACTGGCGCGTATCAACGTTGCCGACAGTGAAACCGAAGAGCTCAGTCAACGCATTGGCGATATTTTAGATATGATCGATGTTAT
It includes:
- the rapZ gene encoding RNase adapter RapZ produces the protein MELIILSGRSGSGKSTALHQLEDEGFYAIDNLPVSLLPELVRELSRSPLKVHQHVAVCIDARNAQDGLARFKSLCDQVKQYAHLRIVFLDAGDDKLIKRFSETRRRHPLTTDSLPLADAIKLESRLLEPIVVEASLAIDSSDMTVHELRAAIRDRILGVDASRLAVQLKSFGFKRGLPIDADLVYDLRMLPNPHWQDNLRSLTGRDQAVQDFLAKQPDVQLMHHDILQYLQTWLPKIEASNRSYFTIAIGCTGGQHRSVYMVESLAEAMRSAYPDLQVRHRELQN
- a CDS encoding HPr family phosphocarrier protein, coding for MVEAELKIINKLGLHARAAAKLVATTGAYSSLITLRIGDKSVDGKSIMSVMMLAAGKGSDIHVRCEGNDETAALSAIQDLINQRFGEGE
- the mgtE gene encoding magnesium transporter, with the protein product MAQTADKLQSESQLKTLNDALGSGGFLQIRRMLNGLPPADAAHLIESTPHKIRSVLWQLIDSENEGDILQHLNDEVQSQFLRQMDAEEVAAITEGLEADDIADILQQLPDRVIREVLESMDHQDRLRVEHVLSFDEDTAGGLMNTDTITVRPNITLDVAMRYLRRHESLPEMTDSLIVVNRNDQYIGILSLRKLLVSDPSVTVREIMDTEVEPISASMSSKEVATLFARHDWVSAPVIGEDSLLLGRITIDDVVDVIREESDHSLMSMAGLDEDEDTFAAVWSTAPRRAIWLGINLLTAFIASGVINLFEATIEKVVALAVLMPIVASMGGVAGTQTLTVVIRGMALGHISKDNSRWLINREIMVGAINGGLWALIVAGATTVWFGDPLMGGIIAAAMIINLITAALAGAVLPLAMKSLNIDPALAGGVVLTTVTDVIGFMSFLGLATYFYA
- the yjgA gene encoding ribosome biogenesis factor YjgA; protein product: MTDEIPESERPSKTAVKKEMQVLQQLGEKLVKLSNNELAKITIHDEHLIEALSTARKLTSREALRRQLQYIGKLMRGIDLTEIEAGLAKREEGQREQAQQFHRLELLRDELAETGIGAIEKALNVYPHGDRQRLRQLVMQIDKDAQAKKPPAAKRKLFQYLKELQAAKPAD
- a CDS encoding carbon-nitrogen hydrolase family protein, which translates into the protein MANLAAIQMVSSADLEANLQRAEALVAEAASSGARLVVLPENFALFGSPDIAALAAAEAVDSTLQQFLSALAARYQLIVVGGTIPTPAEDGRVYATSFVYAACGSCLGRYRKIHLFDAELGDDQGRYRESDSYAPGDSVLLVDTELGKLGVAVCYDLRFPELFRLMQDQGVDIIALPSAFTRSTGWAHWLPLLRARAIENQCFVVAANQGGIHDAKRQTSGGSVLIDSWGQVLAEAGLGACTVIANYDAEEQLALRKRMPVAQHRRL
- a CDS encoding YhdP family protein, which encodes MLGRLFRQLYSLLWGTALLVLVLLALYASLGRQYIGLVDRYQDEIFQQAEAYSGIPLKASAMHGSWAGLSPVIELLEFQLGESGALRFDRGRIEIDLLATLFSGTPKIRQIKVAKLALDLQQDSAGQWRIPGLDTEGGGSPDTLIDSVLGVRNATLESFSVKLHYANGNQTQVSMRDFFLRSDDKFRRAYAELNTDSDGDIQLLLESYGDPRNTERFSASAYLAIANSRLSALTPLFKDSAPLIDSELSGEVWLSWRQAQRISISGVLKTPALSLGVLWNSQGTVLNDVNMRFKGSHRDGFWQIGFSEFDARWQDMQLDLAGVSVQRPEASRWQFSLPQLDLDIANTLLLESEALSPALQMTLAELAPKGSLDNIQLDLHISPTGFEGFNLRAQANALSVEPWQGAPGAKGLSGYMEIAPRRGLLLLDSPRLALDFPHLYEQAFDLQNVKTELNWAFDDDHLALSSGLIKADNQGVPISALLRLDLPLHKDTDVEPQMSLVIGAQDADVTLHRRFTPTVLSDGLLDWLGKSIRAGRANTAGFIYRGSLLASTEDHPAVQLHLDLSDIELAFHPDWPVISAANAEVLIDNALVTATVADAAQLDGLAVDDLRVAIGPDTDGLFTLDVSASARPNFAQAQRLFTETPLHQSVGNVFDQWRGEGDADVDFALQMTLTETPKIDVSVDADINFNTIEMRNYRLTLNDAIGHLHYQTEGGIRSRGLGAKLFGQPMKASIKQRGGQLAIDVNGNINMADIGRWTGQPAMGFFRGSTAAKLHIQTGSDAGLTVTSDLRGVDILLPQPLYKAADKKRDVKISLPFGDGLQVMHVDLAEQLSLLLGFQDGAAISANLHVGAASKPNTWRDLSPGQMLIGGRLAFADFDQWRRVYDRYAELAASNTSSEEGLAFSVKDLYIDEVMVFDNLLEAAQISLRSDPYAWLLHINSPQVLGDLHIPRAGSAAGDVYKLKLDYLSLPSPRDSSANSLAGVDPRSLPSVDLDIVKLSIGDEVMGRLGFDLRSDTDGAHFYNVRGSLRGIELATVAGSTNLHWLQDDNGQNTSQLRGQFGVGDLGDVLEGFSYPRVMETRRGNFDLNLQWPGAPSQWTLADSEGEFSFSFKDGRFLKTSDAASGTLRIFSIFNMANIVRRLKFDFRDVFKKGIYFDRMRGGLNLADSQLQLSSPLDVHGPSSRFQMTGAINLRTEVPDLRLVATLPVGSNLPWVAALVGGLPAAAGAYVVSKVFEEQMDSFSSAVYEISGTIQEPELIFKNIFDDESFDISTPQSRNTGKPGLK